The following are encoded together in the Pseudomonadota bacterium genome:
- the map gene encoding type I methionyl aminopeptidase produces the protein MVDRIRIKTAEEIELMREACQVTATILDEVGAIIRVGMNTEEINTFVHRRTTELGAIPSPLNYKGFPKSVCVSPNDVICHGIPAPFVILKQGDIVNVDVTSFKNGFHGDSSRMYFVGGEVACSAEARELVQITRESLFAGIREVAPGKRIGDIGAAIQEFIKGTKRGYGIVREYTGHGLGREFHEAPQVVHIGKRNTGDVMRAGMTFTIEPMINMGSHKTALSKVDGWTVRTLDGALSAQWEHTILVTESGYDIMTASSRGLF, from the coding sequence GTGGTTGATCGTATTAGGATAAAAACTGCGGAAGAGATCGAGTTGATGCGCGAAGCGTGTCAGGTCACCGCTACTATTCTGGACGAGGTTGGCGCTATTATTAGAGTGGGGATGAACACCGAGGAGATCAATACCTTCGTGCATCGACGCACAACGGAGCTTGGCGCTATTCCGTCTCCTCTTAACTATAAGGGCTTTCCTAAATCGGTCTGCGTTTCTCCGAACGATGTAATCTGTCACGGTATTCCAGCGCCGTTCGTTATTCTCAAGCAGGGCGACATAGTGAACGTCGATGTGACCTCCTTTAAGAACGGATTTCATGGCGACTCAAGTCGTATGTACTTCGTTGGGGGTGAGGTGGCTTGCAGTGCAGAGGCACGCGAACTTGTGCAGATAACCAGGGAGTCGCTCTTTGCTGGTATTAGAGAGGTTGCCCCGGGCAAACGCATCGGTGATATCGGGGCCGCTATTCAGGAGTTCATCAAGGGTACTAAGCGTGGCTATGGGATAGTGCGGGAATATACCGGACACGGTCTTGGGCGTGAATTTCACGAAGCGCCGCAGGTTGTGCATATAGGCAAACGGAACACCGGGGATGTAATGCGAGCAGGGATGACCTTTACAATTGAGCCGATGATTAACATGGGCAGCCACAAGACCGCACTCTCCAAGGTCGATGGTTGGACGGTTCGAACCCTTGATGGAGCGCTCTCAGCACAGTGGGAACACACCATCCTTGTAACGGAGAGCGGTTACGACATTATGACAGCTAGTTCGAGGGGATTGTTCTAA
- a CDS encoding Do family serine endopeptidase — protein MTASSSPFYQAPSSLLARLSLSIILLAAISRPASAQEAAALPGSRMAEELSEAFEQVAETITPSVVTISTETKPKKNGAPKGSDPLKEFFGEDFMDKMAPAPQRGLGTGVMVDDQGHILTNNHVVGEADEVMVRINSEKTVKAKVVGTDPKTDLAVIKIKVKDHIPKVAKLGDSDKLKIGEWVVAAGASFGLDNTITAGIVSAKGRALSGGGQYEDFIQTDAAINPGNSGGPLVNLRGEVIGINTAIVSKSGGYMGIGFAIPINMAKEVMESLITKGKVTRGWLGVGIQNLSEDLAKSFDYPGTEGALVGHVDPKGPAKKAGFKQGDIIVLLGKEKIKNVNQLRNSVASIKPGTDLDVTVVRDGRKDVLRVAIGELMNQVEESVTTPSGENENLGITVEEFNESSPRKLRSSRASGLVITEINPQGLAARAELQPGDVLVSINGKELASIADFRAAVEKADPIKGIRLVVESQGMERFAVLRDSSGSEDE, from the coding sequence ATGACAGCATCTAGCTCTCCTTTCTACCAAGCGCCATCCTCCCTGCTGGCACGGCTCAGCCTCTCAATAATCCTATTAGCAGCGATCTCTAGACCCGCTAGCGCGCAGGAAGCCGCAGCCCTGCCAGGCTCCCGCATGGCAGAGGAGCTCTCGGAGGCCTTTGAGCAGGTAGCCGAGACGATCACCCCCTCAGTGGTTACGATATCGACCGAAACCAAGCCTAAGAAAAACGGCGCCCCCAAGGGCTCCGACCCACTCAAGGAGTTCTTTGGCGAGGACTTTATGGACAAAATGGCACCGGCCCCTCAGCGCGGTCTCGGTACCGGGGTTATGGTTGATGACCAGGGACATATCCTTACTAACAACCACGTCGTTGGTGAGGCGGACGAGGTAATGGTTCGCATTAACAGCGAGAAGACGGTCAAAGCTAAGGTGGTTGGAACCGATCCTAAAACCGATCTCGCCGTAATCAAGATCAAGGTCAAGGATCATATACCAAAGGTAGCGAAGCTCGGCGATTCTGATAAACTTAAAATAGGTGAGTGGGTGGTGGCAGCCGGCGCAAGCTTCGGACTCGATAATACCATCACAGCTGGAATCGTATCTGCCAAGGGGCGTGCGCTCTCAGGTGGTGGACAGTACGAGGACTTTATTCAGACAGACGCCGCAATTAATCCCGGCAATAGCGGAGGTCCACTAGTTAATCTGCGCGGTGAGGTTATCGGTATAAATACAGCTATAGTTTCAAAATCTGGCGGCTACATGGGGATCGGCTTCGCTATTCCGATTAATATGGCTAAAGAGGTTATGGAGAGCCTGATTACCAAGGGCAAGGTAACACGTGGCTGGCTCGGAGTTGGAATCCAAAACCTCTCTGAAGATCTCGCTAAATCGTTCGACTATCCAGGCACAGAGGGCGCGCTCGTAGGGCACGTTGATCCGAAGGGCCCCGCTAAGAAGGCCGGCTTTAAACAGGGCGATATTATCGTGCTGCTTGGCAAAGAGAAGATTAAGAACGTAAATCAGCTCAGAAATTCGGTGGCATCCATCAAGCCAGGAACCGATCTGGATGTTACGGTCGTGCGTGATGGACGCAAGGATGTCCTGCGCGTTGCAATAGGAGAGCTGATGAATCAGGTTGAGGAGAGCGTTACAACCCCTAGTGGTGAGAACGAGAACCTAGGTATTACGGTAGAGGAGTTCAATGAGAGCTCACCCCGTAAACTCCGTTCAAGCAGAGCTAGTGGACTCGTTATTACTGAGATCAATCCGCAGGGCCTGGCGGCTCGCGCAGAGCTGCAGCCCGGCGACGTACTGGTGAGTATAAACGGCAAGGAGCTTGCCTCGATAGCCGATTTCCGCGCAGCGGTTGAAAAAGCCGACCCAATTAAGGGCATTAGGCTAGTGGTTGAGTCTCAGGGCATGGAGCGTTTCGCCGTACTGCGGGACTCCTCCGGCTCAGAGGATGAGTAG
- a CDS encoding acyl-CoA dehydrogenase family protein, producing MQLIPYYAEHENFIDSVTKLIQRELAPHISEWERAAHFPNEVFKLLGSQGYLGLLISEEYGGAGGDYKLAGAWCEAFGELPSVGLTVAVNMHALVISHALEKFGSQEAKTRWLPRAVKGEALGAYAFTEPGAGSDLARISTIATRKGDRWVINGAKTFITNGARADYILVLTKTDPQAGYAGFTTFVVDAKSKGFKVSKKLSKLGWHASDTAELLFEDVEVDDSCILGKLGEGWGQAAANLNWERLMLALTSLAGARMCLASASLYAGQREAFGETIEHFPVIARYLKEMRRKILLGESLSHLALDKLTAGQECRRLVAMAKRMMCDDAVWIADKAIQIHGGYGYTTEFLPERWWRDLRLMPIGGGTSEIMTNIIVKELCR from the coding sequence ATGCAGCTAATCCCCTACTACGCTGAGCACGAGAACTTTATCGACTCCGTTACGAAGCTTATTCAACGCGAGCTAGCTCCTCATATCTCTGAGTGGGAACGGGCCGCGCACTTTCCCAATGAGGTCTTTAAGCTGCTTGGCTCGCAAGGTTATCTAGGCCTCCTTATCTCAGAGGAGTATGGCGGCGCAGGGGGTGATTATAAACTTGCAGGGGCGTGGTGTGAGGCGTTTGGAGAGTTGCCCTCGGTTGGTCTAACCGTCGCCGTAAATATGCATGCGCTTGTTATAAGCCATGCCCTTGAAAAATTCGGCTCTCAGGAGGCGAAGACTCGCTGGCTCCCCCGCGCTGTTAAGGGTGAGGCGCTCGGAGCCTACGCATTTACCGAGCCTGGCGCAGGGAGTGACCTGGCCCGTATTAGCACCATTGCTACTCGCAAAGGGGATAGATGGGTTATTAACGGCGCAAAGACCTTTATCACTAACGGAGCACGCGCCGACTATATCCTAGTTCTTACTAAAACCGATCCTCAGGCGGGCTATGCAGGTTTTACGACCTTCGTTGTAGATGCCAAGAGCAAGGGCTTTAAGGTTTCAAAGAAGCTTAGCAAACTTGGCTGGCATGCCTCCGATACTGCGGAGCTGCTCTTTGAGGATGTCGAGGTCGATGACTCCTGCATCCTTGGAAAGTTAGGAGAGGGTTGGGGTCAAGCGGCGGCGAACCTTAACTGGGAGCGTCTGATGCTCGCGCTTACCTCACTTGCTGGCGCTCGCATGTGCCTTGCCTCGGCCTCGCTCTACGCCGGACAACGCGAGGCGTTTGGAGAAACGATCGAGCATTTTCCAGTTATAGCGCGCTACTTAAAAGAGATGCGTAGAAAGATCCTCCTGGGAGAGTCGCTCTCGCACTTAGCCCTTGATAAGTTAACAGCAGGCCAGGAGTGCCGGCGGTTAGTTGCGATGGCGAAACGGATGATGTGTGACGATGCTGTCTGGATCGCTGATAAGGCTATTCAGATTCACGGTGGCTACGGCTATACAACTGAGTTCCTACCTGAGCGCTGGTGGCGAGATCTGCGGCTGATGCCGATTGGCGGCGGAACGAGCGAGATTATGACGAATATAATAGTTAAAGAGCTGTGTAGGTAG
- a CDS encoding transcriptional repressor has product MSARATKQKSVIREALEQARRPLSPQEIYTEARQQVPTLSIATVYRVVRTLLSEKLIVPVAVPGESDRYETQLCAAHHHHHFCCNDCHRLFDIPGCGLQVAAQLPRGFSLSRHEVMLYGSCRDCRA; this is encoded by the coding sequence ATGTCAGCAAGAGCAACAAAGCAAAAAAGCGTTATTCGCGAGGCCCTTGAGCAGGCGCGCCGTCCCCTCTCTCCGCAGGAGATCTATACTGAGGCACGACAACAGGTTCCCACTCTAAGCATTGCAACGGTCTATCGAGTTGTAAGGACCCTACTCTCTGAAAAGCTTATCGTACCGGTCGCGGTTCCTGGTGAGTCTGATAGATACGAAACCCAGCTCTGTGCTGCACATCATCATCACCATTTCTGTTGTAACGACTGCCACCGCCTGTTCGATATCCCTGGCTGCGGATTGCAGGTTGCGGCTCAACTCCCCAGAGGGTTCTCACTCTCTCGACATGAGGTGATGCTTTACGGAAGTTGCAGGGATTGTCGTGCCTAA
- a CDS encoding EVE domain-containing protein translates to MAHWLVKTEPNVYSIDDLARDRSTDWSGVRNYQARNFLKAMAVGDQVLIYHSNAEPPGIVGVGVVLKEATPDRTQFDPKSELFDPKASQAAPRWFCPEIKFVQKLKKLVSLGELRGCKALAELVLLQRGSRLSVIPVSEKHFQTILEL, encoded by the coding sequence GTGGCACACTGGCTTGTAAAAACCGAACCGAATGTATACTCGATAGATGATCTTGCGCGCGATCGCTCTACTGATTGGAGCGGAGTTAGGAACTATCAGGCTAGGAACTTTCTCAAGGCCATGGCGGTCGGGGATCAGGTGCTGATTTATCATTCAAATGCAGAGCCACCTGGGATAGTTGGGGTAGGGGTAGTGCTTAAAGAGGCGACCCCGGACCGCACGCAGTTTGATCCCAAAAGTGAGCTATTCGACCCCAAGGCGAGTCAAGCAGCGCCCCGCTGGTTTTGCCCTGAGATAAAGTTTGTGCAAAAATTGAAAAAGCTGGTCTCTTTGGGGGAGCTACGGGGGTGTAAGGCTCTTGCCGAGCTGGTTCTGTTGCAACGGGGCTCGCGTCTGAGCGTTATTCCGGTCTCTGAAAAACACTTTCAAACGATCCTCGAATTATGA
- a CDS encoding hemolysin family protein produces the protein MDMNSDIVLALFWSGIPVVIAIAAYIFFIVGSLAIARSRTLRLEEIVESGGRGATAAQRIVDASGRYLLFTQFGRLLSSISAGFFLAFFTGAVPRAVLGGGVGLWGISWCISIITFCAVIALTLILVQIAKAVSLQYPERSLCAVSVVLTLAYKLFGPILVFAHRAVSRVLSRFDVRISNEREMSVSSDDLSEIVKISSENGTLEEEERALIDGVVELSERFTREIMTPRKDIVWVKEQGTTAELLNVLTREGVSRVLVCGRDLDEVRGILLAKDLLPLVGRSLSGVSWQTYLRPAHSVPNTKPVNELLIEFRQRGIHIAVVLDEHGGVDGIVTLEDLVEEIVGDIFDEFDSPLERQHLTREVDGAIFVDGSISIERIKADYGIVLPAGEYETVAGFILAQLRRVPSEGESFVRGSYIFAITEVHKHRIARISIKKVDPVPSLKVEPEQVVAIANSSPSARVRSGG, from the coding sequence ATGGACATGAACTCAGATATTGTTTTGGCGCTCTTCTGGTCCGGCATCCCCGTAGTTATAGCTATCGCGGCCTATATCTTCTTTATCGTAGGGTCGCTAGCGATCGCACGGAGTCGCACCCTAAGACTTGAAGAGATAGTTGAGTCGGGTGGACGAGGTGCCACAGCCGCACAACGGATCGTTGATGCCTCAGGTCGCTATCTGCTCTTTACGCAGTTCGGTAGGTTGCTTTCATCTATATCGGCGGGATTTTTTCTGGCTTTTTTTACGGGCGCAGTTCCGCGCGCAGTACTCGGAGGTGGAGTTGGTTTATGGGGTATCTCGTGGTGCATCTCCATAATCACTTTTTGTGCGGTGATCGCGCTAACGTTGATACTAGTTCAGATTGCAAAGGCTGTATCTCTGCAGTATCCGGAGCGCTCGCTCTGTGCGGTATCGGTGGTACTAACGCTGGCCTACAAATTATTTGGGCCGATCCTTGTCTTCGCCCATCGAGCGGTGAGCCGTGTATTGAGTCGATTCGATGTGCGAATCAGCAATGAGCGTGAGATGTCTGTATCCTCAGATGATCTGAGTGAGATCGTAAAGATTAGCTCTGAGAACGGTACGCTTGAAGAAGAGGAGCGCGCCCTTATTGACGGGGTTGTTGAGCTCTCAGAGCGCTTTACTCGCGAGATTATGACCCCTCGCAAGGATATTGTTTGGGTTAAGGAGCAGGGGACAACAGCAGAGCTGCTTAACGTCTTAACTCGGGAGGGGGTTTCGCGAGTATTGGTATGCGGACGCGATCTCGATGAGGTGCGTGGAATACTACTGGCAAAAGATCTTCTTCCATTAGTTGGGCGCTCGCTTTCAGGGGTAAGTTGGCAGACATATCTGCGACCAGCACACTCTGTGCCTAATACAAAACCGGTTAATGAATTGCTGATAGAGTTTCGACAGCGTGGGATCCATATCGCAGTGGTGCTTGATGAGCACGGCGGAGTTGATGGCATCGTTACCCTTGAGGATCTTGTGGAAGAGATCGTTGGAGATATCTTTGATGAGTTCGACTCGCCGCTTGAGAGGCAACACCTTACACGAGAGGTAGACGGGGCCATCTTTGTTGATGGATCTATCTCTATTGAGCGCATCAAGGCGGACTACGGTATCGTGCTGCCAGCAGGGGAGTACGAGACGGTTGCGGGCTTTATCCTGGCGCAGCTACGACGGGTGCCGAGTGAGGGGGAGTCATTTGTGCGAGGCAGCTACATCTTTGCTATAACAGAGGTTCATAAACACCGCATCGCGCGCATCTCAATTAAAAAGGTAGATCCTGTGCCCTCACTTAAAGTAGAGCCTGAACAGGTAGTTGCGATAGCCAATAGCAGCCCCTCAGCCAGAGTTAGATCCGGCGGATAA
- a CDS encoding TonB-dependent receptor, which yields MPNRLENLAAIILMVMACIPVASAQGTPDLSEQNPNNEEYSLDQIVVESSPLNETLFNSVQPVSVLSGKELTLKARDSLGDTLALEPGISSSSFAPGAGRPVIRGLSGDRVRILENGIGTLDLSNVSPDHAVTVESALVDKIEVIRGPAALLYGTSAVGGLVNVFDNRIPERMQSAPLSGTAEIRGETTDQERAGVFGLNAPVGSFMFHIDGFKRRTDDIHIPGFARTAELRREAPLDYSEPKGTLPWSYTESDNLTLGSSYIFKDGFFGAAVSDYNTNYGVPNGEEDISVDAQRRRIDVRGGINNTGAFVESAKLRIGIVDYQHTEFEGLEPGTFFKQNGLEGRIDLNHRKIGEVTGTAGVQLQDNNFEATGAEAFQPPTTSRTYSLFDLEELAVSDVVTLQLGGRVDWNSVDSAGFPETGLASGSSDFTTFSQSTGVVWDMNDDYSLALSVANTERVPTGQELFADGLHVATGAFERGDSDLSPERSLGTDITLRKNTGQFRGFVGGFYNHFSNYINLTPNGQEEDGLPVYLFEQVEANFMGFESQLQYFLLDTLSEEWSLDLQPDYVLARDSTTDQYLPRIPPFRLLLGTTYSHQSLGRARLEVQQVFEQNKVAEYETTTPGYTMLNLYLSREIPIGTQTWEVFIRGTNLLGEKARNAVSFTKDVAPLPGASAMMGVRYRF from the coding sequence GTGCCTAATAGACTTGAAAATCTTGCCGCAATTATCTTAATGGTAATGGCGTGCATACCAGTAGCCTCTGCTCAGGGAACCCCCGATCTCTCTGAACAAAACCCAAACAACGAAGAGTACAGTTTGGATCAGATAGTTGTTGAATCATCCCCCCTTAATGAGACCCTCTTTAACTCAGTACAGCCTGTCTCTGTTCTATCAGGTAAAGAGCTTACCCTAAAAGCTAGGGATTCATTGGGAGATACCTTGGCGTTAGAGCCTGGCATCAGCTCCTCCTCCTTTGCACCGGGGGCGGGACGACCGGTCATTCGAGGGCTCTCTGGAGATCGGGTGAGAATTCTAGAGAACGGTATCGGAACCCTCGATCTGTCCAACGTCAGCCCAGATCACGCCGTTACCGTTGAATCAGCGCTTGTCGATAAGATTGAGGTCATCCGGGGACCGGCAGCTCTGTTGTACGGCACGAGCGCCGTGGGTGGCTTAGTTAACGTCTTTGACAATAGAATCCCGGAGCGGATGCAGAGCGCTCCACTGAGCGGAACGGCGGAGATTCGCGGCGAGACGACAGATCAGGAGCGTGCTGGAGTTTTTGGACTAAACGCCCCGGTCGGATCCTTCATGTTTCATATCGACGGTTTTAAGCGACGCACAGATGATATCCATATTCCTGGATTCGCTCGAACAGCGGAGCTGCGTAGAGAAGCTCCTCTTGATTATTCTGAGCCTAAGGGCACGCTCCCATGGAGCTATACAGAGAGCGATAACCTTACCCTCGGAAGCTCCTACATCTTTAAAGATGGTTTTTTCGGGGCTGCCGTCAGTGATTATAACACTAATTATGGAGTGCCGAACGGTGAGGAGGATATCAGCGTTGATGCACAGCGCCGTAGAATCGATGTGCGTGGAGGTATTAATAACACGGGAGCATTTGTAGAGAGCGCCAAGCTTCGTATCGGCATCGTTGACTATCAGCACACCGAATTTGAAGGGCTGGAGCCTGGTACATTCTTTAAACAAAACGGGCTTGAGGGGCGCATAGATCTTAACCACCGCAAGATTGGAGAGGTAACTGGGACCGCGGGAGTGCAACTACAGGACAATAACTTTGAAGCGACCGGAGCGGAGGCCTTTCAGCCTCCGACTACCTCGCGCACCTACTCCCTATTTGATCTTGAAGAGCTTGCGGTCAGCGACGTTGTAACGTTGCAACTTGGCGGACGCGTAGATTGGAACTCCGTAGATAGTGCTGGATTTCCAGAGACGGGGCTCGCTAGTGGCTCCAGTGATTTTACCACCTTTAGCCAATCAACCGGAGTCGTTTGGGATATGAATGACGATTACTCTCTAGCTCTTTCAGTGGCTAATACTGAGCGTGTTCCAACTGGACAGGAGCTCTTTGCGGATGGTCTCCACGTTGCAACGGGGGCCTTTGAGAGGGGAGATTCGGACCTCTCCCCCGAACGATCGCTCGGCACAGATATTACACTGCGCAAAAATACCGGCCAATTTCGTGGTTTTGTCGGGGGGTTCTATAATCACTTCTCAAACTACATAAACCTCACCCCTAATGGCCAAGAGGAGGATGGCCTGCCGGTGTATCTCTTTGAGCAGGTAGAGGCTAACTTTATGGGCTTTGAATCACAGCTCCAGTACTTCCTCCTTGATACCCTTAGTGAGGAGTGGTCATTAGATCTTCAACCTGATTATGTGTTGGCACGCGACTCTACAACCGATCAATATCTGCCCCGTATTCCCCCATTTAGGCTACTGCTTGGAACAACCTACTCGCACCAGAGCTTAGGGCGCGCCCGTCTTGAGGTGCAGCAGGTATTTGAACAGAACAAGGTAGCGGAATACGAAACAACTACCCCAGGGTACACGATGCTTAATCTCTACCTCAGTCGAGAGATCCCGATAGGAACCCAAACATGGGAGGTATTTATTCGGGGAACGAATCTGCTCGGTGAGAAGGCTCGCAACGCCGTATCGTTCACTAAGGACGTTGCTCCGCTACCTGGGGCTTCCGCGATGATGGGAGTTCGTTATCGATTTTAG
- a CDS encoding alpha/beta hydrolase, which yields MHKYPRIVCLHGLGGSPRSAKGLLIQERFKQHGIATELLSVSIPSLEKLSVVLAIQAVAEELRSRASEPVVLIGSSFGAFVAIHALASLTPQEKGHVERLVLLAPLFDPWDQNSALLTPEVQRSWREVGTFPIMDLELKQEVPVHYRLMEELRLFDSSKVSLNIPTLIVHGTQDKTVPCSQSQHFAAGRGEVQLKLVDQGHQLLEDPEGLLLMLEEFILHPLGSS from the coding sequence ATGCATAAATATCCTCGAATAGTGTGCCTACACGGATTAGGGGGGTCGCCACGCTCTGCCAAGGGGCTTCTGATACAGGAGCGCTTTAAGCAACACGGTATCGCAACTGAGCTGCTCTCAGTGAGCATTCCATCCCTTGAAAAGCTCTCTGTTGTTTTAGCCATTCAAGCTGTTGCAGAGGAGCTTCGTAGCAGGGCGAGTGAGCCCGTAGTGCTAATTGGGAGCAGCTTCGGCGCCTTTGTTGCGATTCATGCCCTGGCAAGTCTAACACCACAGGAGAAGGGGCACGTCGAGCGGCTCGTGTTGTTGGCCCCACTATTTGATCCATGGGACCAAAATAGCGCTCTTCTAACCCCTGAGGTTCAGAGGAGCTGGCGTGAGGTTGGAACGTTCCCGATTATGGATCTGGAGCTTAAGCAAGAGGTGCCTGTGCACTATCGTTTGATGGAGGAGCTTCGACTCTTTGACTCCTCTAAGGTTAGCCTCAATATCCCTACCCTTATTGTGCACGGAACACAGGATAAAACGGTCCCCTGCTCACAAAGCCAGCACTTTGCCGCCGGACGAGGGGAGGTGCAGTTAAAGCTCGTAGATCAGGGGCACCAATTGCTGGAGGATCCGGAAGGGCTGCTCTTAATGCTTGAGGAGTTTATTCTACACCCCTTGGGGTCATCATAA
- a CDS encoding heterodisulfide reductase-related iron-sulfur binding cluster: MEATREIMWNLNTLPNVIGLYGLLLVALVIGVNGVIRRVELWSSGQPSPEHSGHWLYRLDDLIQYGFFHKKVARSSSNGSAMAHLLVYLGFLVLFFTTTMVFIHHDLGIEIYKGQFYLYVTMFSDIFGLLMLAGILFFGYRRFIEHADAVHNSWNSIFILAMLALLVVQGFLLEGLRIHATDDPWALYSPIGWLVAKSLWFLPEAQAKLAHYGTWWFHTLTVYAFVALFPYTKFFHMLTSPLNLFFARTVRPKGALPFIGDLEKMMESGEELSLGLGTIKDYTWKNLLDLDACTECGRCQEVCPAYISGKPLSPKWVILDTRNHAFALHAKGELLNSKLPLAARALDSSLSQGVLLPFNNLRADGEGYIADGSFRATNPLVQNASRTLGATASATIAGDVMDPSVFWSCTTCMACVQACPVGINQVDQIVGNRRHMTMMQGQLPQEAQATLRSLESRANPYGPPEDRTKWLDGLGVKLLQPGDAVDYLYWVGCVSAFDPSKQKIAKALVTIMQQAKLSFGVLGSMEGCSGDPARRLGEENLFQTLAKQNIATLKSVSFKYLVANCPHCFNTIKNEYPQFGNLGNGLQPEIIHHSVLLKKLLAEDKLTLKDGGMKDVTFHDPCYLGRYNDEYDAPRDSLKAIKGLKIIEMERSREKGLCCGAGGGHFWMDLKIGGGERINSIRAAEAAATGASTVATGCPFCMQMMEDGVKLTNNEHKIDVRDLAEIIVERLQCS, translated from the coding sequence ATGGAAGCAACTCGCGAAATAATGTGGAATCTCAATACCCTGCCTAATGTTATAGGGCTCTACGGATTGTTGCTTGTAGCGCTAGTAATAGGGGTTAACGGGGTTATACGAAGGGTCGAGCTGTGGAGCTCCGGCCAGCCCTCTCCTGAACATAGCGGTCACTGGCTCTACCGACTCGACGATCTAATTCAGTACGGATTTTTTCATAAGAAGGTGGCTCGTAGCAGTAGTAACGGCTCAGCCATGGCGCACCTCTTAGTATACCTTGGTTTTCTTGTACTGTTTTTTACAACCACGATGGTATTTATCCACCACGATCTAGGCATCGAGATCTATAAGGGACAATTCTATCTATACGTAACGATGTTCAGCGATATCTTCGGGCTCTTGATGCTCGCAGGGATCCTCTTCTTTGGGTATCGGCGCTTTATCGAACACGCCGATGCCGTTCACAATTCATGGAACAGTATCTTCATCCTCGCCATGCTGGCGCTACTCGTTGTGCAGGGATTTTTGTTGGAGGGTCTGCGCATACATGCCACAGATGATCCGTGGGCGCTCTACTCTCCGATCGGATGGTTGGTTGCAAAGTCGCTCTGGTTCCTTCCTGAAGCACAGGCCAAGCTCGCTCACTACGGAACCTGGTGGTTTCACACCCTGACGGTCTACGCATTTGTAGCGCTTTTTCCCTACACAAAGTTTTTTCACATGCTGACGAGCCCGCTCAATCTATTCTTCGCTCGAACTGTGCGGCCAAAGGGCGCTCTGCCCTTTATCGGAGATCTGGAGAAGATGATGGAGAGTGGCGAGGAGCTTTCGCTCGGGCTCGGCACTATTAAGGACTATACCTGGAAGAATCTCCTTGATCTCGATGCATGTACGGAGTGCGGTCGGTGTCAGGAGGTTTGTCCGGCCTATATCTCTGGCAAACCACTCTCTCCGAAATGGGTCATACTAGATACGCGCAACCACGCATTTGCGTTGCACGCCAAGGGAGAGCTTTTAAACTCGAAACTTCCCCTAGCGGCGCGTGCCCTCGACAGCTCACTCTCACAGGGTGTGCTACTGCCTTTTAATAACCTGCGCGCTGATGGGGAGGGCTACATTGCAGATGGCTCTTTCAGAGCTACTAATCCACTTGTTCAGAACGCCTCACGCACACTTGGAGCTACAGCTAGCGCCACTATTGCGGGGGATGTAATGGATCCCAGCGTATTCTGGAGCTGCACTACCTGCATGGCGTGTGTTCAGGCCTGTCCGGTCGGCATTAACCAAGTCGATCAGATCGTTGGAAATCGCCGCCATATGACGATGATGCAGGGGCAGCTACCTCAAGAGGCACAGGCGACCCTACGCTCACTTGAGAGTCGCGCTAATCCCTACGGCCCGCCAGAAGATCGTACTAAGTGGCTCGATGGTCTTGGCGTAAAGCTATTACAACCCGGAGACGCTGTGGACTACCTCTATTGGGTAGGGTGTGTATCGGCCTTTGATCCGAGTAAGCAAAAGATCGCAAAGGCGCTCGTTACCATTATGCAGCAGGCCAAGCTCTCCTTCGGAGTGCTTGGTTCGATGGAGGGGTGTAGTGGAGATCCTGCGCGTCGATTAGGAGAGGAGAACCTCTTTCAGACCCTAGCTAAACAGAATATCGCAACCCTTAAGTCGGTCTCATTTAAATATCTGGTGGCGAACTGTCCGCACTGTTTCAATACCATTAAGAATGAGTATCCTCAGTTTGGAAACCTTGGGAACGGTCTTCAGCCCGAGATCATCCACCATTCGGTACTCCTTAAGAAGCTACTGGCGGAGGATAAGCTCACGCTCAAGGATGGTGGTATGAAAGATGTTACGTTCCACGACCCATGTTACCTAGGCCGTTACAATGACGAGTATGATGCGCCACGCGACAGTCTTAAAGCTATTAAGGGGCTTAAAATTATCGAGATGGAGCGCAGCCGAGAGAAGGGACTCTGCTGCGGAGCTGGCGGGGGTCATTTTTGGATGGATCTTAAGATAGGTGGTGGTGAGCGTATTAATTCGATTAGAGCCGCTGAAGCAGCTGCCACCGGCGCTTCAACGGTTGCGACCGGATGTCCTTTTTGTATGCAGATGATGGAGGACGGGGTTAAACTTACTAATAACGAGCATAAGATCGATGTCAGAGATCTCGCTGAGATTATCGTTGAGAGGTTACAATGCAGCTAA